The Agromyces atrinae genome window below encodes:
- a CDS encoding DEAD/DEAH box helicase, whose amino-acid sequence MTLSPAERFAAAQSRQRQPRVEGFAARQRFDLDPFQRAACIALDEGRSVLVAAPTGAGKTIVAEFAVYIAMQEPRAKVFYTTPMKALSNQKFQEFQAEYGSSEVGLLTGDTNINASARIVVMTTEVLRNMLYANSPLLTDLAFVVMDEVHYLADRFRGAVWEEVIIHLPESVRMVSLSATVSNAEEFGDWMQAVRGDTDVIVSEERPVPLEQHVLVRQKMLDLFDSSGTAATHRVNPELVQLAKAGGRSIQGRSSRGRRGADRGRWHAEANRVGRLDRPDVVEMLNGKNLLPAIFFIFSRVGCDQAVRQVLRSGIRLTDSAEREEIRAIVEEHCRTLLDEDLAVLGYWEWLEGLERGVAAHHAGMLPAFKEVVEELFQKKLVKAVFATETLALGINMPARTVVLEKLEKFNGEARVPITPGEYTQLTGRAGRRGIDVEGHSVIQWVDGLDPQAVASLASRRTYPMNSSFRPTYNMAVNLIEQFGRERTREILESSFAQFQADRSVVDLARTVRKQQESLAGFERSMQCHLGDFREYSSIRRELGDLEKKASKAGLSHGNRERIQRQIADLKKRMKAHPCHGCSDREAHARWAERWWRLRRESDDLARQIRTRTGAVAKIFDRVTDVLLELDYVRVSDAGEATLTDAGVSLRRIYGERDLLVAECLRRGYWNDLDVAGLAAMATALVFEPRREENPIDDRYLPRGAFRRALELTTDAWSELDDVEREHRLPGTEPISTGLSLAMHSWARGLPLGSVLEEADLAAGDFVRWSKQTIDLLDQISLVAPPELAATARAAIDAVRRGVVAYATVA is encoded by the coding sequence ATGACCCTCTCCCCGGCCGAACGTTTCGCCGCCGCCCAGTCGCGTCAACGGCAACCGCGAGTCGAGGGGTTCGCCGCGCGTCAGCGTTTCGACCTCGATCCGTTCCAGCGTGCGGCCTGCATCGCGCTCGACGAGGGCCGCAGTGTCCTCGTCGCCGCCCCGACAGGTGCGGGCAAGACGATCGTCGCCGAGTTCGCGGTCTACATCGCGATGCAGGAGCCGCGCGCGAAGGTCTTCTACACGACGCCCATGAAGGCGCTCAGCAACCAGAAGTTCCAGGAGTTCCAGGCCGAGTACGGCTCCTCCGAGGTCGGGTTGCTCACGGGCGACACCAACATCAACGCCTCCGCCCGGATCGTCGTCATGACGACCGAGGTGTTGCGCAACATGCTCTACGCCAACTCGCCCTTGCTCACCGACCTCGCCTTCGTCGTGATGGACGAGGTGCACTACCTCGCCGATCGGTTCCGAGGCGCCGTGTGGGAAGAGGTCATCATCCACCTGCCGGAGTCGGTGCGGATGGTCTCACTGAGCGCGACCGTCTCCAACGCCGAGGAGTTCGGCGATTGGATGCAGGCCGTGCGGGGCGACACCGACGTGATCGTCTCGGAGGAGCGCCCCGTTCCTCTCGAACAGCACGTGCTCGTGCGTCAGAAGATGCTCGACCTGTTCGACTCGTCGGGTACGGCCGCGACGCACCGGGTGAATCCCGAACTCGTGCAGCTCGCCAAGGCCGGCGGCCGCTCGATCCAGGGTCGTTCGTCACGCGGGCGGCGCGGCGCCGACCGGGGCCGCTGGCACGCCGAGGCGAATCGCGTCGGCCGACTCGACCGGCCCGACGTCGTCGAGATGCTCAACGGCAAGAACCTGCTGCCGGCGATCTTCTTCATCTTCTCTCGCGTCGGCTGCGACCAGGCGGTGCGTCAGGTGCTGCGTTCCGGCATCCGTCTCACCGACTCGGCCGAGCGCGAAGAGATCCGCGCGATCGTCGAAGAACATTGCCGCACCCTGCTCGATGAAGACCTCGCCGTGCTCGGCTACTGGGAGTGGCTCGAGGGCCTCGAGCGCGGCGTCGCCGCCCACCACGCGGGTATGCTCCCGGCCTTCAAGGAGGTCGTCGAAGAACTCTTCCAGAAGAAGCTCGTCAAGGCAGTCTTCGCGACCGAGACCCTCGCACTCGGCATCAACATGCCCGCGCGCACGGTCGTTCTCGAGAAGCTCGAGAAGTTCAACGGCGAAGCTCGCGTTCCGATCACGCCCGGCGAGTACACCCAGCTCACGGGCCGCGCGGGCCGCCGAGGCATCGACGTCGAGGGCCACTCCGTCATCCAGTGGGTCGACGGCCTCGACCCTCAAGCGGTCGCCTCGCTCGCCTCGCGCCGCACGTACCCGATGAACTCGAGCTTCCGGCCGACGTACAACATGGCGGTCAACCTCATCGAGCAGTTCGGGCGCGAACGCACGCGCGAGATCCTCGAGTCGAGCTTCGCGCAGTTCCAGGCCGACCGTTCCGTCGTCGACCTCGCGCGCACGGTGCGCAAGCAGCAAGAGTCGCTCGCCGGCTTCGAGCGGTCGATGCAGTGCCACCTCGGCGACTTCCGGGAGTACTCGAGCATCCGCCGAGAGCTCGGCGACCTCGAGAAGAAGGCATCGAAGGCGGGGCTGTCCCACGGCAACCGCGAGCGCATCCAGCGGCAGATCGCCGATCTGAAGAAGCGCATGAAGGCGCACCCGTGCCACGGCTGCTCCGACCGCGAGGCGCACGCCCGCTGGGCCGAGCGCTGGTGGCGTCTGCGCCGCGAGAGCGACGACCTCGCCCGACAGATCCGCACGCGCACCGGAGCCGTCGCGAAGATCTTCGACCGGGTGACCGACGTGCTGCTCGAGCTCGACTACGTGCGCGTGTCGGACGCCGGCGAGGCGACGCTGACCGATGCCGGCGTGTCCCTCCGCCGCATCTACGGCGAACGCGATCTGCTCGTCGCCGAGTGCCTGCGTCGTGGCTACTGGAACGACCTCGATGTCGCGGGACTCGCCGCGATGGCCACGGCGCTCGTCTTCGAACCGCGGCGCGAAGAGAACCCCATCGATGATCGCTACCTCCCGCGCGGCGCATTCCGGCGCGCCCTCGAATTGACGACGGATGCCTGGAGCGAGCTCGACGACGTCGAACGCGAACACCGTCTTCCGGGTACCGAGCCGATCTCCACCGGACTCAGCCTCGCGATGCACAGCTGGGCGCGGGGTCTCCCGCTCGGGTCCGTGCTAGAAGAGGCCGACCTTGCTGCGGGTGACTTCGTGCGCTGGTCGAAGCAGACGATCGATCTGCTCGATCAGATCTCGCTCGTCGCGCCTCCGGAGCTCGCTGCGACGGCGCGTGCCGCCATCGATGCCGTGCGGCGCGGGGTCGTCGCCTACGCGACCGTCGCATGA
- the tatC gene encoding twin-arginine translocase subunit TatC, producing the protein MSLGAHLVELRRRLFAAAIAIVVGGIIGWILTDLFIWDAIQEPVSKVAEARDGATGIIFPTITSAFDLRLQIALTVGIVVSSPVWLYQIFAFFVPGLNRREKRYTFAFLFSAVPLFFAGCAAGWFVLPNIVRIMTSFVPEGAASLLTAREYFDFVLKLVVAIGVAFVVPVFIVLLNFVGVWSAAAIIKAWRVAILVIVLFTAIATPSADVISMFLLAIPMIGLYFAAWFIAYLHDRRVAKRAAELDAELAG; encoded by the coding sequence ATGTCGCTCGGCGCCCACCTGGTGGAACTGCGCCGTCGACTGTTCGCTGCTGCGATCGCGATCGTCGTCGGCGGCATCATCGGCTGGATCCTCACCGACCTGTTCATCTGGGACGCGATCCAGGAGCCGGTCTCGAAGGTCGCCGAAGCGCGTGACGGGGCGACGGGGATCATCTTCCCGACCATCACGAGCGCCTTCGATCTGCGTCTGCAGATCGCGCTGACCGTCGGCATCGTCGTCTCGAGCCCGGTCTGGCTCTACCAGATCTTCGCGTTCTTCGTCCCCGGCCTCAACCGACGCGAGAAGCGCTACACGTTCGCCTTCCTCTTCAGCGCTGTACCCCTCTTCTTCGCGGGCTGCGCCGCCGGCTGGTTCGTGCTGCCGAACATCGTGCGCATCATGACGAGCTTCGTGCCCGAGGGGGCCGCGAGCCTCCTCACGGCGCGGGAGTACTTCGACTTCGTCCTGAAGCTCGTCGTCGCGATCGGTGTCGCGTTCGTCGTGCCGGTCTTCATCGTGCTGCTGAACTTCGTGGGGGTCTGGAGCGCGGCCGCGATCATCAAGGCGTGGCGCGTCGCGATCCTCGTCATCGTGCTCTTCACGGCGATCGCCACGCCGTCCGCCGACGTGATCTCGATGTTCCTCCTCGCGATCCCCATGATCGGCCTGTACTTCGCGGCGTGGTTCATCGCCTATCTCCACGATCGACGGGTCGCGAAGCGAGCGGCCGAACTCGACGCGGAACTCGCGGGCTGA
- the tatA gene encoding twin-arginine translocase TatA/TatE family subunit, whose translation MWQGFTGWHALIILVVILLLFGAPKLPALARSLGQSMKILKSEVRSDSSEAPKSDVTTDTTGDEPQKPVS comes from the coding sequence ATGTGGCAAGGTTTCACGGGCTGGCACGCTCTGATCATTCTCGTCGTGATCCTTCTGTTGTTCGGCGCACCCAAGCTTCCCGCGCTCGCTCGCAGCCTGGGTCAGTCGATGAAGATCCTGAAGTCGGAGGTTCGGAGCGACTCCAGCGAGGCGCCGAAGTCCGACGTCACCACTGACACGACGGGCGACGAGCCGCAGAAGCCGGTCTCCTAG
- a CDS encoding helix-turn-helix transcriptional regulator, which produces MAAPLRAQDKLTFLLALVPFLIDRSRVSVADAARHFSTTPEHIRQAVTVIAMSGVPGSTNAYLHNDLFDIDWDSFEQHDEIVIVHQVAIDDSPRFSSREAAALIAGLQYLSGLPENIDRDSIASLMAKLARGASSTPSAVAIAGGDVDSTLATIRDAVSGSHSLEFDYVNARGESERRVVDPLRVESADRDWYLRAWCHRREAVRTFRLDRMSEVLVSDVPVADHPDVTLPDTLFQNSADDLTVTLDVASSALPLLADYRARIEDAGAEVTRVSVRVAHVHSLKRLVAGLPGVVRVIDPLEARAAVAEWAEAGAALYEGDDQVSG; this is translated from the coding sequence ATGGCCGCACCACTTCGGGCCCAGGACAAGCTCACGTTCCTGCTCGCCCTCGTACCCTTCCTCATCGACCGTTCGCGCGTGAGCGTCGCCGATGCCGCCCGCCATTTCTCGACGACGCCCGAGCACATCCGTCAGGCCGTGACCGTCATCGCGATGTCGGGCGTGCCCGGCTCGACGAACGCCTACCTGCACAACGATCTCTTCGACATCGACTGGGACTCGTTCGAGCAGCACGACGAGATCGTCATCGTGCACCAGGTCGCGATCGACGACTCGCCGCGCTTCTCGTCGCGTGAAGCCGCCGCTCTCATCGCCGGGCTCCAGTACCTCTCGGGCCTTCCCGAGAACATCGACCGCGATTCGATCGCGTCGCTCATGGCGAAACTCGCGCGCGGCGCGTCGTCGACGCCGAGCGCCGTCGCGATCGCCGGAGGAGACGTCGATTCGACGCTCGCGACGATCCGTGACGCCGTGTCGGGTTCGCACAGCCTCGAGTTCGACTACGTCAATGCGCGAGGCGAGAGCGAACGTCGCGTCGTCGACCCGCTGCGCGTCGAGTCGGCCGATCGCGACTGGTACCTGCGCGCCTGGTGCCACCGCCGAGAGGCGGTGCGCACGTTCCGACTCGACCGCATGAGCGAGGTCCTCGTCTCCGACGTGCCGGTCGCCGATCATCCCGACGTCACGCTTCCCGACACGCTCTTCCAGAACTCGGCCGACGACCTCACCGTCACGCTCGACGTCGCGTCGAGCGCATTGCCGCTCCTCGCCGACTATCGGGCGCGCATCGAGGATGCCGGAGCGGAGGTCACTCGCGTGTCGGTGCGCGTCGCGCATGTGCACAGCCTGAAGCGGCTCGTCGCCGGCCTTCCCGGTGTGGTCCGCGTCATCGATCCGCTCGAGGCGCGCGCCGCCGTCGCGGAGTGGGCTGAAGCCGGTGCCGCGCTCTACGAGGGCGATGATCAGGTCTCGGGTTAG